One window of Pectobacterium carotovorum genomic DNA carries:
- a CDS encoding Rsd/AlgQ family anti-sigma factor: MLNQLQSLTEYVGGNNALIDQWLQARKQLLVAYYHLVGIKPNKEALSLLDEEALDNFCQNLVDYLSTGHFHLYEKMLHEAATHSEQVLALSTQLDLALQNNTQQIMAFYDSHLAAAIDHDNCLEFQHALSHVGEALEERFTLEDRMIQQVYDK, from the coding sequence ATGCTAAACCAGCTACAAAGTCTAACTGAATACGTTGGTGGCAATAATGCGTTAATCGACCAATGGCTACAAGCGCGTAAGCAGCTTCTGGTGGCTTACTATCATCTGGTTGGCATCAAGCCGAACAAGGAAGCGCTTTCTCTTTTGGATGAAGAGGCATTGGATAATTTTTGCCAGAATCTGGTGGACTATCTTTCTACCGGCCACTTTCATTTATACGAAAAAATGCTGCATGAAGCAGCGACACACAGCGAACAAGTATTAGCGCTTTCCACCCAGCTCGACCTCGCCCTGCAAAATAACACGCAGCAAATTATGGCGTTTTACGATAGCCACCTGGCGGCAGCCATCGACCATGATAACTGCCTCGAATTCCAGCACGCACTCTCCCACGTCGGCGAAGCCTTGGAAGAGCGTTTTACGTTGGAAGACAGAATGATCCAGCAGGTTTACGACAAATAG
- the nudC gene encoding NAD(+) diphosphatase has translation MEQTLKGDETGWWVVSDAVQIWLPQGELPRGTAIEWSLQGKTARQIGEWQGLPVWLVCQGRDSDMASVRQLLDQDVGLFQLAGRGVQLAEFYRSHRFCGYCGHEMVRSKTELACLCHHCKERYYPQIAPCIIVAIRRGDEILLAQHNRHRGNMYTVLAGFVEVGETLEQTVVREVMEESQIQIKNLRYVSSQPWPFPHSLMMAFMADYAGGDIKHDPKELRDAGWFRYDQLPQLPPPGTVARRLIEDTVVLCRTYHENEG, from the coding sequence ATGGAACAGACGCTAAAAGGTGATGAAACCGGCTGGTGGGTGGTTAGCGACGCGGTACAAATCTGGCTACCTCAGGGAGAATTGCCGCGCGGAACGGCAATAGAGTGGTCGTTGCAGGGGAAAACGGCTCGCCAAATCGGCGAATGGCAAGGACTGCCTGTCTGGCTGGTCTGTCAGGGACGAGATTCCGATATGGCATCAGTTCGCCAGTTGCTCGATCAGGACGTGGGATTATTCCAGCTCGCGGGGCGAGGCGTACAGTTGGCTGAGTTTTATCGTTCTCATCGTTTTTGTGGTTACTGCGGCCATGAAATGGTGCGGAGCAAAACGGAGCTGGCGTGCTTATGTCACCACTGCAAAGAACGTTATTATCCGCAGATCGCGCCTTGCATCATCGTCGCGATTCGCCGTGGCGATGAGATTCTGCTGGCGCAACACAATCGACATCGCGGAAACATGTACACCGTGCTGGCTGGGTTTGTCGAAGTAGGCGAAACGTTGGAACAGACGGTCGTGCGTGAGGTAATGGAAGAGAGCCAAATTCAGATAAAAAACCTGCGTTACGTGAGTTCGCAGCCCTGGCCATTCCCTCATTCTCTGATGATGGCGTTTATGGCCGATTATGCGGGTGGAGACATCAAGCACGATCCGAAAGAGCTGCGTGACGCGGGCTGGTTCCGCTATGACCAACTCCCGCAGTTGCCTCCGCCGGGCACCGTGGCGCGTCGGCTTATCGAAGATACGGTGGTACTGTGCCGCACTTATCACGAGAACGAAGGCTGA
- the hemE gene encoding uroporphyrinogen decarboxylase produces MTDLKNDRYLRALLRQPVDVTPVWMMRQAGRYLPEYKATRAQAGDFMSLCKNAELACEVTLQPLRRYALDAAILFSDILTIPDAMGLGLYFEAGEGPRFHSPITSHADVVKLPVPDPEQELGYVMNAVRTIRKNLAGEVPLIGFSGSPWTLATYMVEGGSSKAFTVIKKMMFAEPKTLHLLLDKIADSVILYLNAQIRAGAQAVMVFDTWGGALSGRDYKEFSLHYMHKIVDGLQRENEGRRVPVTLFTKGGGQWLEAMAETGCDALGLDWTSDIADARRRVGDKVALQGNMDPSMLYADPARIEQEVASILAGFGEGNGHVFNLGHGIHQDVPPEHAGVFVEAVHRLSRAYHA; encoded by the coding sequence ATGACTGATCTGAAAAACGATCGCTATTTGCGGGCGTTATTACGCCAACCCGTTGATGTCACCCCAGTGTGGATGATGCGTCAGGCGGGGCGTTATCTGCCGGAATATAAGGCAACGCGCGCGCAGGCGGGTGATTTTATGTCGCTGTGTAAAAACGCAGAGCTGGCTTGTGAAGTCACGTTACAACCTTTACGGCGCTATGCGTTAGACGCTGCGATCCTGTTCTCTGACATTCTCACGATCCCTGATGCCATGGGCTTAGGGCTTTATTTTGAAGCGGGGGAAGGCCCACGTTTTCACTCCCCGATCACGTCGCATGCCGATGTGGTTAAACTGCCTGTCCCCGATCCAGAACAGGAACTCGGGTATGTGATGAACGCGGTGCGGACGATCCGTAAAAATCTCGCGGGTGAAGTGCCGCTTATCGGCTTCTCGGGCAGTCCGTGGACGCTGGCAACCTATATGGTTGAAGGCGGTAGCAGCAAAGCGTTTACCGTCATCAAGAAAATGATGTTCGCCGAGCCTAAAACGCTACACCTGTTGCTGGATAAGATTGCTGATAGCGTCATTCTTTATCTCAACGCGCAGATTCGCGCGGGTGCGCAGGCGGTGATGGTCTTCGATACCTGGGGCGGCGCGCTGAGCGGACGCGACTACAAAGAATTCTCTCTGCATTACATGCACAAAATCGTTGATGGTTTACAGCGCGAGAATGAAGGTCGCCGTGTGCCCGTGACGCTCTTCACTAAAGGTGGCGGCCAGTGGCTGGAAGCGATGGCGGAAACCGGCTGCGACGCGTTGGGGCTAGACTGGACGAGCGATATTGCTGATGCACGTCGTCGCGTAGGCGATAAGGTCGCGCTACAGGGAAATATGGATCCGTCGATGTTGTATGCCGATCCGGCACGGATCGAGCAGGAAGTCGCATCGATCCTGGCTGGATTTGGAGAAGGCAACGGTCATGTTTTCAATCTGGGTCATGGCATTCATCAGGATGTGCCGCCGGAGCATGCGGGCGTTTTTGTTGAGGCCGTGCATCGGTTGTCCCGCGCTTATCACGCATGA
- the nfi gene encoding deoxyribonuclease V, whose product MIDTQQLRAEQLARASDVIRHDDLPFEQPAFIAGADVGFEEEGSVTRAAIAVMRYPSLELIEYKIARISTTMPYIPGFLSFRECPGLLAAWALLEQKPDLLFVDGHGISHPRRLGVASHFGLLVDVPTIGVAKSRLCGRFEPLAEDVGSQQPLLDKGEQIGWVWRSKARCNPLFVATGHRVSQDSALHWVQSCMRGYRLPEPTRWADAVASNRPAFVRWQQQQAANVLS is encoded by the coding sequence GTGATTGATACACAACAGCTGCGGGCTGAGCAGTTGGCCCGCGCTTCTGATGTGATTCGCCACGACGATTTACCTTTTGAGCAGCCCGCGTTTATCGCGGGTGCAGATGTTGGCTTTGAGGAAGAAGGTTCGGTAACTCGCGCTGCGATTGCGGTAATGCGCTATCCTTCGTTGGAACTGATAGAATACAAGATTGCGCGTATCAGCACGACAATGCCTTATATCCCCGGCTTTCTTTCGTTTCGTGAATGCCCTGGGCTACTCGCCGCGTGGGCGTTGCTTGAACAGAAACCGGATCTGCTGTTTGTCGATGGGCATGGGATTTCCCATCCGCGTCGTCTCGGCGTTGCCAGCCATTTTGGTCTGCTAGTTGATGTGCCGACGATTGGCGTGGCGAAAAGTCGGCTTTGTGGCCGGTTTGAGCCGTTGGCGGAGGACGTCGGTAGCCAGCAGCCATTACTGGATAAAGGCGAGCAGATTGGCTGGGTATGGCGTAGCAAAGCGCGCTGTAATCCGCTGTTTGTGGCGACGGGGCATCGCGTCAGTCAGGATAGTGCATTGCACTGGGTGCAATCTTGTATGCGCGGTTACCGTTTACCGGAGCCGACCCGTTGGGCTGATGCTGTCGCATCAAATCGTCCCGCATTTGTGCGTTGGCAACAGCAGCAAGCCGCCAACGTATTGTCGTAA
- a CDS encoding YjaG family protein, protein MLRNPIHLRLEKLASWQHVTFMACLCERMYPNYHEFCRQTEFGDAMVYRRILDLVWETLVVKDAKVNFDSQLEKLEEAVPAAEDYDLYGVYPAIDACIALGELIHSRLSGETLEHAIAISETSIRTVAMLEMTQAGKEMTDDELKVLPAVEEEWDIQWEIFRLLAACEERDIELIKGLRSDLREAGSSNIGINLHQ, encoded by the coding sequence ATGTTACGTAACCCCATTCATTTACGTCTGGAAAAGCTGGCGAGCTGGCAACATGTCACTTTTATGGCATGTCTTTGTGAACGTATGTATCCAAATTACCATGAGTTTTGTCGTCAAACAGAATTCGGCGACGCGATGGTTTACCGCCGCATTCTCGATCTGGTATGGGAAACATTGGTTGTTAAAGATGCTAAGGTCAATTTCGATAGCCAGTTGGAAAAGCTGGAAGAAGCGGTTCCCGCTGCTGAAGATTACGATCTTTATGGCGTCTACCCGGCTATTGATGCCTGTATCGCACTGGGCGAGCTGATTCATTCGCGCTTAAGCGGTGAAACGCTGGAACATGCGATAGCGATTAGCGAAACGTCTATCCGCACGGTTGCCATGTTGGAAATGACGCAGGCCGGCAAAGAAATGACCGACGATGAGCTCAAGGTTTTACCTGCAGTTGAAGAAGAATGGGACATCCAATGGGAGATTTTTCGCCTGTTGGCGGCCTGTGAAGAACGCGACATTGAGCTGATCAAAGGGCTCCGTTCCGATCTGCGCGAGGCCGGAAGTAGTAACATCGGGATAAATTTGCATCAATAA
- the hupA gene encoding DNA-binding protein HU-alpha, translating into MNKTQLIDVIADKADLSKAQAKAALESTLAAITESLKEGDAVQLVGFGTFKVNHRNERTGRNPQTGKEIKIAAANVPAFVSGKALKDAVK; encoded by the coding sequence ATGAATAAGACTCAACTGATTGATGTAATTGCGGACAAAGCTGATCTGTCAAAAGCACAGGCTAAAGCAGCTCTGGAATCAACTTTGGCGGCAATTACCGAGTCTCTGAAAGAAGGTGATGCAGTACAATTAGTTGGTTTTGGTACGTTTAAAGTGAACCATCGTAATGAGCGCACTGGCCGCAACCCACAAACCGGTAAAGAAATCAAAATCGCTGCTGCCAACGTGCCAGCATTTGTTTCTGGCAAGGCTCTGAAAGACGCTGTTAAATAA
- a CDS encoding DUF1481 domain-containing protein, whose protein sequence is MPVKSLSRGAFSPLLLLRRLCGAGLVLIAVVACSSRTAPPEVFASGYVADRGVVRLWRKDDAQNTTALTTVYNPLQGNALVVTRYTFQQDKLREIQRNQLGAQQEDMRLRFAEDGTVSFMQRQLAERRESVSDDEIALYQFDAKRMLELSDVLRAGKVRLKQGKWLEGQVQSCDGTVVRPDFDSDSREWIVQQKAHATRPLNVAWLEAPEGTQLLLVVEDDVCQWQPK, encoded by the coding sequence ATGCCGGTTAAAAGTTTAAGCAGAGGGGCGTTTTCGCCCCTTTTGCTTTTACGACGTTTGTGTGGCGCTGGCCTCGTGCTTATAGCCGTGGTCGCTTGTAGTAGCCGCACCGCACCGCCGGAAGTGTTCGCCAGCGGTTACGTTGCCGATCGCGGTGTTGTGCGTTTGTGGCGTAAAGATGATGCGCAGAATACGACGGCGCTGACCACCGTGTACAACCCGCTTCAGGGCAATGCTCTGGTGGTGACGCGCTATACGTTCCAGCAGGATAAGCTACGCGAGATACAGCGTAATCAGCTCGGGGCGCAGCAAGAAGATATGCGTTTGCGCTTTGCAGAAGATGGAACCGTCAGCTTTATGCAGCGGCAGCTTGCCGAAAGACGTGAATCGGTTTCTGATGATGAAATCGCGCTCTACCAGTTCGATGCGAAGCGCATGCTGGAATTGAGCGATGTCCTGCGTGCAGGCAAGGTAAGGCTAAAGCAAGGGAAATGGCTGGAAGGGCAGGTGCAGTCTTGTGACGGTACGGTGGTTCGCCCTGATTTTGACAGCGATTCACGTGAATGGATTGTGCAGCAAAAAGCGCATGCAACACGCCCGCTAAACGTCGCGTGGCTGGAAGCGCCAGAAGGGACGCAGTTATTGCTGGTGGTGGAAGATGATGTCTGCCAGTGGCAGCCCAAATAG
- the purD gene encoding phosphoribosylamine--glycine ligase yields MNILVIGNGGREHALAWKASQSPLAKHVYVAPGNAGTALEPALTNVDIAATDIPALVAFAQANHIDLTIVGPETPLVIGVVDAFQSAGLKIFGPTQGAAQLEGSKAFTKDFLARHNIPTAEYQNFTEVEPALAYVRSKGAPIVIKADGLAAGKGVIVAMTLQEAENAIQDMLAGNAFGDAGHRIVVEEFLDGEEASFIVMVDGKNVLPMATSQDHKRVGDKDTGPNTGGMGAYSPAPVVTDEIHQRVMDQVIWPTVNGMAAEGNTYVGFLYAGLMISADGQPKVIEFNCRFGDPETQPIMLRLRSDLVELCLAACDGTLDQKDSVWDERPSLGVVLAAGGYPADYNTGDVISGLPQQDAEDGKVFHAGTKLNGINVVTNGGRVLCVTALGNTVAEAQQRAYEIAAGIQWQGVFCRKDIGYRAIEREQA; encoded by the coding sequence ATGAACATTTTAGTAATTGGTAATGGCGGACGCGAACACGCGCTGGCCTGGAAAGCCTCACAGTCACCGCTGGCGAAACATGTTTATGTTGCTCCGGGAAACGCGGGCACCGCACTTGAACCTGCGCTGACCAACGTCGATATCGCCGCAACGGATATTCCAGCGTTAGTCGCTTTTGCGCAGGCAAACCATATCGATCTAACCATCGTTGGCCCAGAAACACCGTTAGTTATCGGTGTTGTGGATGCGTTTCAGAGCGCGGGTCTAAAAATCTTTGGTCCAACGCAAGGCGCTGCACAGTTAGAAGGTTCTAAAGCCTTTACTAAAGATTTCCTGGCACGCCATAACATCCCGACAGCGGAATACCAGAACTTCACCGAAGTGGAACCCGCACTGGCCTATGTACGCAGTAAAGGCGCACCGATCGTCATCAAGGCCGACGGATTAGCCGCTGGCAAAGGCGTGATTGTCGCCATGACGTTGCAGGAAGCGGAAAACGCCATTCAGGATATGCTAGCGGGAAATGCATTCGGCGATGCCGGACACCGTATCGTGGTGGAAGAGTTCCTTGATGGCGAAGAAGCCAGCTTCATCGTCATGGTGGATGGCAAGAATGTGCTGCCGATGGCAACCAGTCAGGATCATAAACGCGTCGGGGATAAAGACACTGGCCCGAATACCGGTGGCATGGGCGCTTATTCGCCGGCTCCGGTCGTGACCGATGAAATCCACCAGCGAGTGATGGATCAGGTAATTTGGCCGACCGTGAACGGCATGGCCGCTGAGGGAAATACCTACGTCGGTTTCCTGTATGCCGGTCTGATGATTTCTGCCGATGGCCAGCCAAAAGTGATCGAATTCAACTGCCGCTTTGGCGATCCAGAAACACAGCCAATTATGCTGCGCCTGCGTTCCGATCTGGTGGAGCTGTGTCTGGCAGCCTGTGACGGCACGCTGGATCAGAAAGATTCTGTCTGGGATGAACGTCCGTCTCTGGGCGTGGTATTGGCTGCGGGCGGTTACCCGGCTGACTACAATACGGGCGATGTGATTTCTGGTTTACCACAGCAGGATGCCGAAGATGGCAAAGTCTTCCACGCTGGCACCAAGTTGAACGGCATTAATGTCGTCACCAACGGTGGCCGCGTACTGTGCGTCACTGCGTTAGGTAATACCGTCGCTGAAGCGCAACAGCGCGCTTATGAAATAGCAGCAGGCATTCAGTGGCAAGGGGTATTCTGTCGAAAAGACATCGGCTACCGTGCCATTGAGCGCGAGCAAGCCTGA
- the purH gene encoding bifunctional phosphoribosylaminoimidazolecarboxamide formyltransferase/IMP cyclohydrolase, with the protein MQQRRPIRRALLSVSDKAGIVEFAQALSHRGVELLSTGGTARLLADAGLAVTEVSDYTGFPEMMDGRVKTLHPKVHGGILGRRDQDDAIMAQHDIKPIDIVVVNLYPFAQTVARENCTLEDAVENIDIGGPTMVRSAAKNHKDVAIVVKSSDYSAIINEIDANEGSLTYETRFDLAIKAFEHTAAYDSMIANYFGALVPPYHGETDKPSGNFPRTLNLNYIKKQDMRYGENSHQQAAFYIEENIHEASVATSTQLQGKALSYNNIADTDAALECVKEFAEPACVIVKHANPCGVAIGGSILDAYERAYKTDPTSAFGGIIAFNRELDEETAQAIISRQFVEVIIAPSASDAALKVTAAKQNVRVLTSGSWQQRVPGLDFKRVNGGLLVQDRDLGMVDASQLRVVTERQPSEQELRDALFCWKVAKFVKSNAIVYARDNMTIGIGAGQMSRVYSAKIAGIKANDEGLEVKGSAMASDAFFPFRDGIDAAAAVGITCVIQPGGSIRDDEVIAAANEHGIAMIFTDMRHFRH; encoded by the coding sequence ATGCAACAACGCCGTCCAATTCGCCGCGCTCTGCTCAGCGTTTCTGACAAAGCAGGTATTGTCGAATTTGCTCAAGCTCTGTCCCACCGTGGCGTCGAGCTCCTTTCAACGGGTGGAACAGCCCGTTTGCTGGCCGATGCTGGGTTAGCGGTGACTGAAGTCTCTGACTACACCGGTTTCCCGGAAATGATGGATGGGCGTGTGAAGACTCTGCACCCAAAAGTACACGGCGGCATTCTGGGACGACGCGATCAAGATGATGCGATCATGGCGCAGCACGACATCAAACCTATTGATATCGTCGTTGTGAATTTGTATCCGTTTGCTCAGACCGTCGCTCGTGAGAACTGCACATTAGAAGATGCGGTTGAGAATATCGATATCGGTGGCCCGACGATGGTTCGCTCCGCCGCCAAGAACCATAAAGATGTGGCTATCGTGGTCAAGAGCAGCGACTACAGCGCCATCATTAATGAAATCGACGCCAACGAAGGTTCACTAACCTACGAAACCCGTTTCGATTTAGCCATTAAAGCCTTCGAACACACTGCCGCTTACGATAGTATGATTGCCAACTACTTTGGTGCACTGGTTCCGCCTTACCACGGTGAAACCGATAAACCATCAGGTAACTTCCCACGCACGTTAAACCTGAACTACATCAAAAAGCAGGACATGCGCTACGGCGAGAATAGCCATCAGCAAGCTGCCTTCTATATAGAAGAGAATATTCACGAGGCCTCTGTCGCCACCTCGACACAGTTACAAGGCAAAGCGCTGTCTTATAACAACATCGCCGACACCGATGCGGCACTGGAATGTGTGAAAGAATTTGCCGAGCCAGCCTGCGTTATCGTTAAACACGCAAATCCGTGCGGCGTAGCGATTGGCGGCTCAATTCTTGATGCCTACGAACGCGCCTATAAAACTGACCCAACATCTGCATTCGGTGGCATTATCGCTTTCAACCGCGAGCTGGATGAAGAGACGGCGCAGGCCATCATCAGCCGCCAGTTTGTCGAAGTCATTATTGCCCCATCTGCCAGTGATGCGGCATTGAAGGTGACCGCTGCAAAACAAAACGTACGTGTCCTGACCAGCGGTAGCTGGCAGCAACGCGTTCCTGGCCTGGACTTCAAACGCGTCAACGGCGGTTTGCTGGTACAGGATCGCGATTTGGGCATGGTCGATGCATCTCAACTGCGTGTCGTAACCGAGCGCCAGCCGAGCGAACAGGAATTACGTGATGCCCTTTTCTGCTGGAAAGTGGCTAAGTTCGTTAAATCCAATGCAATTGTTTATGCACGCGACAATATGACCATCGGGATAGGTGCTGGTCAGATGAGCCGCGTTTACTCAGCGAAAATTGCCGGAATCAAAGCGAATGATGAAGGGCTGGAAGTAAAAGGTTCCGCCATGGCATCTGATGCGTTCTTCCCATTCCGTGATGGTATTGATGCCGCCGCTGCCGTTGGCATTACCTGCGTGATCCAACCGGGCGGGTCTATTCGTGATGATGAAGTCATTGCCGCCGCCAACGAACACGGCATTGCGATGATCTTTACCGACATGCGCCATTTCCGCCATTAA
- a CDS encoding amino acid ABC transporter ATP-binding protein, with the protein MNQTAFTQSTDHMITLENVNKWYGQFHVLKDINLQVRQGERIVLCGPSGSGKSTTIRCINHLEEHQQGRIVVDGIELNNDLRNIEKIRTEVGMVFQHFNLFPHLTVLQNCTLAPSWVRHTPKKEAEELAMHYLERVRIAAHAHKFPGQLSGGQQQRVAIARSLCMKPKIMLFDEPTSALDPEMVKEVLDTMLGLAQDGMTMLCVTHEMGFARTVADRVIFMDQGEIVEQAPPDIFFSSPRSERTQAFLSQILH; encoded by the coding sequence ATGAATCAGACTGCATTCACTCAATCAACCGATCACATGATTACCTTAGAAAATGTGAATAAGTGGTACGGGCAATTTCACGTGCTCAAAGACATCAATTTGCAGGTCAGGCAAGGCGAGCGCATTGTGCTGTGCGGCCCTTCCGGTTCGGGAAAATCAACCACCATACGCTGTATTAATCATCTCGAAGAGCATCAGCAAGGGCGAATTGTTGTTGATGGGATTGAATTAAATAACGATTTGCGCAACATCGAAAAAATTCGTACTGAAGTTGGCATGGTTTTTCAACACTTCAACCTTTTCCCGCACTTAACTGTGTTGCAGAACTGCACGCTGGCACCGTCCTGGGTACGCCACACGCCGAAAAAAGAAGCGGAAGAGTTGGCAATGCACTATCTGGAACGCGTGCGTATCGCCGCACATGCGCATAAATTTCCGGGGCAGCTATCTGGAGGCCAGCAACAACGTGTGGCCATCGCCCGTTCACTGTGCATGAAGCCCAAGATTATGCTGTTTGACGAGCCGACGTCTGCGCTGGATCCTGAAATGGTAAAAGAGGTGCTAGATACTATGCTTGGGCTAGCTCAGGATGGAATGACGATGCTTTGCGTCACGCATGAAATGGGATTCGCGAGAACCGTCGCTGATCGGGTGATCTTTATGGATCAAGGTGAGATCGTAGAACAAGCCCCACCGGATATCTTCTTCTCCAGCCCTCGTTCAGAGCGTACTCAGGCATTTCTTTCACAAATCCTGCACTAA
- a CDS encoding amino acid ABC transporter permease, with the protein MTMNHYTQGRQSPLFRTIQWARRNLFSSISNSLLTLFCLWLLWVAIPPLLNWAIFQANWIGTTRNDCTRDGACWVFIHARFGHFMYGLYPAEEVWRINFALAIGLLSILPMFLKSIPYRGRYIAVWTVVYPLVAWWLLYGGFGGLSRVETYQWGGLTLTLIIAAVGIAGALPLGILLALGRRSTLPIVRMLSVVFIEFWRGVPLITVLFMSSVMLPLFLTEGTTIDKLLRALVGVILFQSAYVAEVVRGGLQALPKGQYEAAESLGLGYWRMQGLVILPQALKMVIPGLVNTIISLFKDTSLVIIIGLFDLFSSIQQATVDPTWLGMSTEGYVFAAMVYWIFCFSMSRYSQHLENRFNTGHKSH; encoded by the coding sequence ATGACGATGAACCATTATACGCAAGGCCGTCAGTCCCCTCTTTTCAGAACGATACAGTGGGCACGACGTAATCTCTTCTCAAGTATCAGCAATAGCCTGTTAACGCTGTTTTGCCTCTGGCTATTGTGGGTTGCCATACCGCCGCTGCTTAATTGGGCGATCTTTCAGGCTAACTGGATTGGCACAACCCGTAATGACTGTACGCGTGATGGTGCTTGTTGGGTCTTCATTCATGCCAGATTTGGTCATTTCATGTATGGGCTGTATCCGGCAGAGGAAGTCTGGCGTATCAACTTTGCACTCGCTATCGGGTTGCTGAGTATCCTGCCGATGTTCCTGAAAAGTATCCCCTATCGCGGACGTTATATTGCCGTCTGGACGGTGGTTTATCCGCTCGTCGCCTGGTGGTTACTTTACGGTGGTTTTGGCGGGCTCAGTAGAGTAGAAACCTATCAGTGGGGCGGCTTAACGTTGACGCTGATCATCGCCGCTGTGGGTATCGCCGGTGCGTTGCCGCTTGGCATCTTGCTCGCGTTAGGCCGCCGTTCCACGCTGCCGATTGTCCGTATGCTTTCCGTCGTGTTCATCGAATTTTGGCGTGGCGTACCGCTCATCACCGTACTTTTTATGTCATCCGTGATGCTACCGCTGTTTTTAACGGAAGGCACCACTATCGACAAACTGCTAAGAGCATTAGTTGGCGTGATTTTATTCCAGTCAGCTTATGTCGCCGAAGTGGTTCGCGGTGGCTTACAGGCGCTTCCCAAAGGACAGTATGAAGCCGCTGAATCCCTAGGATTAGGCTATTGGCGTATGCAGGGGCTGGTCATCCTTCCGCAAGCGCTGAAAATGGTTATCCCAGGTCTAGTGAATACCATTATTTCTCTCTTTAAAGACACCAGTCTGGTGATCATCATCGGCCTTTTCGATCTCTTCAGCAGCATCCAGCAGGCAACCGTCGACCCCACCTGGCTGGGTATGTCGACAGAAGGCTATGTTTTTGCCGCCATGGTTTATTGGATTTTCTGTTTCAGCATGTCGCGCTATAGCCAACATCTGGAAAATCGTTTTAACACCGGACACAAGTCACACTGA
- a CDS encoding amino acid ABC transporter permease, which translates to MLQRPTVKGDLSLTNPAVRAWLYQIVVVIAVLAVTAYLLHNTVTNLAQRGITSGFDFLNKSAGFGIVQHLIDYQQGDTYARVFLVGLFNTLLVSALCIVFASILGFTVGLARLSDNWLLRKIANIYIEIFRNIPPLLQIFFWYFAVLRNLPGPRQSISAFDVAFLSNRGFYLPSPELGPGAAAFFLSLLITAIVTWVVFRRNKRYHALTGQPRRTWSLTLGLFLVLCTLSHLIFGPAFHWDMPELKGFNFRGGMVLIPELAALTVALSVYTSSFIAEIIRSGIQSVSHGQHEAARSLGLPNPVTLRKVILPQALRVIIPPLTSQYLNIVKNSSLAAAIGYPDMVSLFAGTVLNQTGQAIETIAITMSVYLIISLLISLLMNLYNRKIALVER; encoded by the coding sequence ATGCTACAACGCCCAACCGTAAAAGGTGATTTATCACTGACTAATCCAGCGGTGCGCGCCTGGCTGTATCAAATTGTCGTTGTTATCGCGGTATTGGCTGTCACAGCCTACCTGTTGCACAACACCGTGACCAATCTGGCACAGAGGGGCATCACCTCTGGCTTCGATTTCCTGAATAAAAGCGCTGGCTTTGGCATCGTCCAGCACCTGATTGACTATCAACAAGGTGACACCTACGCCCGCGTTTTTCTTGTTGGGTTATTCAACACGCTTCTGGTTTCGGCGTTGTGTATCGTGTTTGCATCGATTCTCGGCTTCACTGTTGGTCTCGCTCGGCTGTCCGACAACTGGCTATTACGGAAAATAGCCAACATTTACATTGAGATATTCCGTAACATTCCGCCGTTATTGCAGATCTTCTTCTGGTACTTTGCCGTATTGCGGAATCTGCCGGGGCCGCGCCAGTCAATCAGCGCGTTTGATGTCGCGTTCCTCAGCAATCGGGGTTTTTATCTGCCCTCACCTGAATTGGGGCCCGGTGCGGCGGCATTTTTCCTTTCTCTGTTGATCACCGCGATCGTGACATGGGTCGTCTTTCGGCGTAATAAGCGTTATCACGCCTTAACCGGCCAGCCACGTAGAACCTGGTCGCTGACGTTGGGCCTGTTTCTTGTGCTGTGCACACTCAGCCACCTGATTTTCGGCCCCGCTTTTCACTGGGATATGCCGGAATTAAAAGGGTTTAACTTCCGTGGCGGTATGGTGCTGATCCCCGAACTGGCGGCGTTAACCGTTGCGCTTTCGGTCTACACCTCATCGTTTATTGCCGAGATTATTCGTTCAGGTATCCAATCGGTTTCACACGGTCAGCACGAGGCGGCGCGTTCTCTCGGCTTACCGAATCCCGTTACGTTACGCAAAGTGATCCTTCCACAAGCACTGCGCGTCATCATTCCGCCCCTGACCAGCCAGTATCTCAACATCGTGAAAAACTCATCGTTGGCGGCTGCAATTGGCTACCCCGATATGGTGTCGCTGTTCGCGGGAACCGTGTTGAATCAGACCGGTCAGGCCATCGAAACCATCGCGATTACCATGTCGGTCTACCTCATTATCAGTCTGCTGATCTCGCTGCTGATGAATCTGTATAACCGCAAGATCGCGTTAGTCGAACGCTAA